The genomic stretch ACTGGCCGCCATCAGCACCGAGAGCTGACTCACGAACAGATTGGGGACCGAAGCCACCACAACCACCACCGTGGCCTGCAGGCATTCCATGGCCCAGTACACACCGTGGACCGGATCGCGCTCAGGGTGCACCAGGTCCTGGATCGGAGCATTCACCACCCAATGGACGCCCAGGTAGACGCTCACCAGCAGGAGCACGAGCAGGAACGGCGCCCGCAGGGGCAGCAGGGCCAGGCGCAGGATGCCGCCGACCACGCCGCTCATCGGGCCTCCAGCACCAGCTCGATGGCGTCCACGGGGCAGCTGGGGATGCACTGCTCACAGACCAGACAGTGCTGGGCTCGGAATTCCAGTCGCCAGGCCGGCGGACGGCTGCGCAGGGCACCGCTGGGGCAGACGCTGGAGCAGATGCCGCAATCGACGCAACGGCCGCGGTCGATGCGGATCTCTCCGGGAGCGCGGTCAAGACCCAGACCCAGATCCTCCAGCCACTGCTCGGCGGCATCGAGTTCGTCGATGTCGCCCGAGAGCTCCACCACCATGGTGCCGCTCTGGTTGGGGGCGATCTGGGCCCGCAGGATCTTGGCGGCGATGTCGAAATCCACGGCAAGCCGGTAGGTGATCGGGTGATGCACCGTTTCGCGCGGGAAGTGGATGGTGAGGCGACGCTTCACCGCAGCCTGGAGAGGACACCAATGCTATCGAGCCTTTCCAGACGGGGTTCCGGGCAGGGATCCCGGCAGTCCCGCCAGAACTGCCAGAGTGCCAACGCTTCAGGTCCCATCCACGCCTCGATGACTCTGCCCGACCCCGCGGCTGAAGCCAGCTCCCCCCTGGGTCGGCGCGAGCGGATGGTGCTGGCCGCCATCGCCGCCGCCCTGGCGCTGCTGCTCTTCTGGTTGCGCGGGGGCCTGCAGCCCCAGGCGCCGCTGGAGCAGCTGGCCCGGCGTTCGCCGGAGTTGCCGCTGGCCCTCGCCAGCGGTCGGCCGACGGTCGTGGAGTTCTACGCCGACTGGTGTGAGGCCTGCCGCTCGATGGCCCCGGCGATGGCGGCCCTCGAGAGCGAACACCGCGGCGACCTCAACGTGGTGCTGCTGAATGTGGACAATCCCCGCTGGAGCCCGGAAATCGATCGCTACGCGGTGAACGGCATCCCGCAGCTGGAGCTTTTCGACCGTGGCGGCCACGCGATCGGCCGCTCCCTGGGGGCCCGCAGCCGCCCCGAGCTGGCCTCGATCATGACCGCTCTGATCGAAGAGACTCCCCTTCCCCCGCTGGCGGGCGTTGGCAGCCTCTCGCCCCTGACGGGCGGAGAGGGGCCGGGCACGGGTCCGACCACACCAGCCCAGGCCCAGGCCGGCCCCCGCAGCCACGCCTGACTCCACCGCCACCTCTCCCCTGCCCGCAGCCCCATGGACCGTTTCCGGGTCGAGCTGATCGCCGCCACTCCCAACCCCCAGCAGTGCGTCTATGCCGCCATGCACCAGGACTACAGCGAGGGGTTCGTCGCGGCTGACCGCGCCGAGTGGCCCGATGAACGCACGGCGGGCGAGATCTGCGTCAAGCGCCTGCTCTCCGGCGAACGCGGCCATTACGGCCCGCTGGAGCATGCCCAGATCGTGCTCAACGTTGGCTGGTTTCCCCACTCCGTGATGCAGCAGGCCCGCACCCACCGGGTGGGGGTGAGTTTCGATGTGCAATCCATGCGCTACACCGGCGATCGCATCTGCAAAGCCGCCGATGGCAGCCTCGATCTCGAGGAGGTGTTCTATCTGCGCCCGATCGGCGATTACAGCGACCGCCAGGGCAAGAAGTACAGCTACGACGAGATCCAGCGAGGACTGGACCTGGAGCTCTGCCGCCAGGCTGCGATGCGCTACCGCGACCTGCTGGCCGCCGGCTTCGCCGAGGAACATGCCCGCGGCATCCTCCCCTTCGATTACCGCCAGCACTTCGTGGTGAGCTTCAGTCTGAGGGCCTTCCTGCATTTTCTGGACCTGCGCGCCAAGCTGGATGCGCAGCTGGAGATCCGCCAGCTCTGTGATCTGATGTGGCCCCATCTGGAGTCGTGGGCTCCAGAGATCGCCGCCTGGTACAGCCGCGCCCGCCTGCACAAAGCGCGCCTGGCCCCCTGACCGACCTGTGCCTGGAAGCCCCTCAG from Synechococcus sp. CBW1107 encodes the following:
- a CDS encoding NIL domain-containing protein codes for the protein MKRRLTIHFPRETVHHPITYRLAVDFDIAAKILRAQIAPNQSGTMVVELSGDIDELDAAEQWLEDLGLGLDRAPGEIRIDRGRCVDCGICSSVCPSGALRSRPPAWRLEFRAQHCLVCEQCIPSCPVDAIELVLEAR
- the thyX gene encoding FAD-dependent thymidylate synthase — protein: MDRFRVELIAATPNPQQCVYAAMHQDYSEGFVAADRAEWPDERTAGEICVKRLLSGERGHYGPLEHAQIVLNVGWFPHSVMQQARTHRVGVSFDVQSMRYTGDRICKAADGSLDLEEVFYLRPIGDYSDRQGKKYSYDEIQRGLDLELCRQAAMRYRDLLAAGFAEEHARGILPFDYRQHFVVSFSLRAFLHFLDLRAKLDAQLEIRQLCDLMWPHLESWAPEIAAWYSRARLHKARLAP
- a CDS encoding thioredoxin domain-containing protein, encoding MTLPDPAAEASSPLGRRERMVLAAIAAALALLLFWLRGGLQPQAPLEQLARRSPELPLALASGRPTVVEFYADWCEACRSMAPAMAALESEHRGDLNVVLLNVDNPRWSPEIDRYAVNGIPQLELFDRGGHAIGRSLGARSRPELASIMTALIEETPLPPLAGVGSLSPLTGGEGPGTGPTTPAQAQAGPRSHA